In one Amaranthus tricolor cultivar Red isolate AtriRed21 chromosome 8, ASM2621246v1, whole genome shotgun sequence genomic region, the following are encoded:
- the LOC130821723 gene encoding basic leucine zipper 43-like has product MNMSNLEGINHISFSSNFGVIQTCYNVQELNFEASYTSNEANREERKEVEVKDERKQRRMISNRESARRSRIRKKRQINELWSQVLQLRNENQELIQTLNHASESHNKAVQENSMLKQETSNLRQIMFTYMQHEIERKMNSEFDVQDIEVNKKEERNELGAI; this is encoded by the exons ATGAATATGAGTAATTTAGAAGGAATAAATcatatatcattttcatcaaaTTTTGGTGTGATTCAAACATGTTATAATGTTCAAGAATTAAACTTTGAAGCTAGTTATACAAGTAATGAAGCAAATAGAGAAGAAAGGAAAGAAGTAGAAGTAAAAGACGAGAGAAAGCAACGAAGAATGATATCAAATAGAGAATCGGCCCGTCGTTCGAGGATACGAAAGAAGAGACAAATCAATGAACTATGGTCACAAGTTTTGCAACTTCGGAATGAAAATCAAGAACTTATTCAAACACTAAATCATGCTTCTGAATCGCATAATAAGGCTGTTCAGGAGAATTCTATGCTTAAACAAGAAACGTCTAACCTTCGTCAAATTATGTTTACGTACATGCAACATG AGATTGAGAGAAAGATGAACTCAGAATTTGATGTTCAAGAT